Proteins found in one Streptomyces sp. CB09001 genomic segment:
- a CDS encoding potassium/proton antiporter: protein MCARERERPLTVHHLNQLLLVCSLVLLIAVAAVRISSRSGLPSLLVYLAIGVAMGQDGIGDIKFDNAELVQVIGYGALVVILAEGGLGTKWKEAKPALPAASALALGGVAVSVGVTAAGAHYLTGLEWRQALIVGAVVSSTDAAAVFSVLRRIPLPKRITGTLEAESGFNDAPVVILVVAFSTAGPIEHWYVLIGEIALELAIGAAIGLAVGWLGSWGLKHVALPASGLYPIAVMSIAIAAYAAGAMAHGSGFLAVYLASMVMGNARLPHWPATRGFADGLGWLAQIGMFVLLGLLVTPHELGDDILPALVIGLVLTMVARPLSVVLCLVPFRVPWQEQALMSWAGLRGAVPIILATIPMVEGVAGSHRIFNIVFVLVVVYTLVQGPTLPWLARKLRLGKGDEAADLGIESAPLERLRGHLLSVTIPEGSRMHGVEVNELRLPTGAAVTLVVRDGTSFVPLPTTGLRRGDELLVVATDPVRDAAEARLRAVGHGGKLAGWLGSGGTGGTGAGGTGNARGNRR from the coding sequence CTGTGCGCCAGGGAAAGGGAACGGCCGCTGACTGTCCACCACCTCAACCAGCTCCTGCTCGTCTGCTCGCTCGTCCTGCTCATCGCCGTGGCGGCGGTCCGGATCTCCTCGCGCAGCGGGCTCCCCAGCCTGCTCGTGTACCTGGCCATCGGCGTCGCCATGGGCCAGGACGGCATCGGCGACATCAAGTTCGACAACGCCGAACTGGTCCAGGTCATCGGCTACGGGGCCCTGGTCGTGATCCTGGCCGAGGGCGGACTCGGCACGAAGTGGAAGGAGGCGAAACCGGCGCTCCCGGCCGCCTCCGCGCTGGCGCTGGGCGGCGTCGCGGTGAGCGTCGGCGTGACCGCGGCGGGCGCGCACTACCTGACCGGGCTGGAGTGGCGGCAGGCACTGATCGTCGGGGCCGTGGTCTCCTCCACGGACGCCGCGGCCGTCTTCTCCGTGCTGCGCCGGATCCCGCTGCCGAAGCGGATAACGGGCACGCTGGAGGCGGAGTCCGGCTTCAACGACGCCCCGGTGGTCATCCTCGTGGTGGCCTTCTCCACGGCAGGACCGATCGAGCACTGGTACGTACTCATCGGCGAGATCGCCCTGGAGCTGGCCATCGGCGCGGCCATCGGACTCGCGGTCGGCTGGCTCGGGTCGTGGGGCCTGAAGCACGTGGCGCTGCCCGCCTCCGGCCTCTACCCCATCGCCGTCATGTCGATCGCCATCGCCGCCTACGCGGCCGGTGCGATGGCCCACGGCAGCGGCTTCCTGGCGGTCTACCTCGCCTCGATGGTCATGGGCAACGCTCGGCTGCCGCACTGGCCCGCCACCCGGGGCTTCGCCGACGGGCTCGGCTGGCTCGCCCAGATCGGCATGTTCGTCCTGCTCGGCCTGCTGGTCACCCCGCACGAGCTGGGCGACGACATCCTGCCCGCCCTGGTCATCGGGCTGGTGCTCACCATGGTGGCGCGCCCGCTGAGCGTCGTGCTGTGCCTGGTGCCCTTCCGGGTGCCGTGGCAGGAGCAGGCCCTGATGTCCTGGGCCGGGCTGCGCGGCGCGGTGCCCATCATCCTGGCGACGATCCCCATGGTGGAGGGCGTCGCGGGCAGCCACCGCATCTTCAACATCGTCTTCGTGCTGGTCGTCGTCTACACCCTGGTGCAGGGCCCGACGCTGCCGTGGCTGGCCCGCAAGCTGCGCCTGGGCAAGGGCGACGAGGCGGCCGACCTCGGCATCGAGTCGGCGCCCCTGGAACGGCTGCGTGGCCACCTGCTGTCCGTGACGATCCCCGAGGGCTCCAGGATGCACGGCGTCGAGGTCAACGAGCTGCGGCTGCCCACCGGCGCCGCCGTCACCCTGGTCGTCCGCGACGGCACGTCCTTCGTACCGCTGCCGACCACAGGGCTGCGCCGCGGCGACGAACTCCTGGTGGTCGCCACGGACCCCGTCCGGGACGCCGCCGAGGCACGGCTGCGCGCGGTCGGCCACGGCGGCAAGCTGGCCGGGTGGCTGGGCAGCGGAGGCACCGGAGGCACCGGAGCCGGAGGTACCGGAAACGCCCGCGGCAATCGCAGGTGA